A stretch of DNA from Microlunatus capsulatus:
CGTCTTCAGCTGGCGCCCGCCCGCCGCGCTGGTCACCGACCTCTCCGACCTGCTGGACGGCCGCGACCCCGAGGAGCACCGGTGAGCACGACGACCGACCCCGCCGCCACCGCCCGGCCCGTGGTGCCGCCGGCGCCGAGCCCGGGCGACCCGGCGCTGGTCCGGCACGCCCGCGGCCTGCTGGGCACCTTCAACACGGCCGGCGTGCTGCGCCCGGCGGACGTGCACACCGCCCGCGCCGTCGCCCGGATGGCCGGTGAGCCCGACGAGCGGGTCCAGCTGGCGCTCGCGCTCGCCGTCCGGGCGCTGCGCAACGGCTCGGTCTGCGTCGACCTGGCCGGGGTCAGCAGCACCGTCTTCGACGAGGCGGAGGAGCAGGTCGACCTCACCGGGCTGCCCTGGCCCGAGCCCGACGCGTGGGCCGAGGCGTGCCGGGCCAGCCCCCTGGTGTCCGTCGGCGGCGGGGGTGACGGCAGCCGGCCGCTGCGCTGGCACGACGGGCAGCTCTACCTGGAGCGCTACTGGCAGCAGGAGGAGCTGGTCCGCCAGCAGCTCCAGAGGCGGTTCAGCGGAGAGGGCTACGCCGTGGACGTCGAGCGCGCCCGCGCCGCCCTCGAGCGGCTCTTCCCGCGCGAGGGGCTGGCCGCGGGCGAGGTCGACCGGCAGCAGGAGGCGGCCGCGGTCAGCCTGCTCAGCCGCGTCACGGTGCTGGCCGGCGGCCCGGGCACGGGCAAGACGACGACGGTGGCCCGGCTGCTGGCCCTGCTGCGCGACCAGCCCGGACCCGAGCCGAGGATCGCGCTGGCGGCCCCCACCGGCAAGGCGGCGGCCCGGCTCGAGGAGGCCGTCCGCTCGGCCACCGCCGGGCTGGGGCCCGAGGACCGAGCCCGGGTCGGCGACGTCAGCGCGTCCACCCTGCACCGGCTGCTGGGCTGGCAGCCGGGCAGCCGCAGCCGGTTCCGCCACGACGCCACCAACCACCTGCCGCACGACGTCGTCATCGTCGACGAGATGTCGATGGTCTCGCTGACGATGATGGCCCGGCTGCTGGAGGCCGTCCGGCCCGACGCCCGGCTGGTGCTGGTCGGGGACCCCGACCAGCTCTCGTCGGTCGAGGCCGGGGCGGTCCTGGCCGACGTCGCCCGGGCCCCGGGTGAGCCGTCCGCCCCGCTGGGCGAGGAGCTGGCCGCGCTCGGGCTGCCCGGGGTGGCCGACGAGCCGCCGCCCGTGCACGGCGTCGTGCAGCTCACCCGGCCGTGGCGCTTCGGCGGCTCCATCGAGGAGCTGGCCCGCGCCATCCGGGCCAGCGACGACGACGCGGTGGTCGCGGTGCTGCGCTCCGGGGCGCCCGACGTCGGCTTCTGCGAGCTGGAGCTGGACCCCGAGACCGGCCGGGTCCCCGGTCCCGAGGACCTCGCCGAGCTGGCCGACGCCGTCCGCGGGGCGGGCCGGGCGGCCCGCGCGGCCGCCGAGGCCGGGCAGGTCGGCGAAGCGCTGGCCGCGCTGGACCAGCACCGCCTGCTCTGCGCCCACCGGCGCGGTCCTTACGGCGTCACCCGGTGGAGCCTGGAGGCCGAGCGCTGGCTGGTCGAGGCGGTGCCCGGCTACGGCGAGGACGGCGAGTGGTACCTGGGCCGGCCGCTGCTGGTCACCGCGAACGACTACGAGATGGGCCTCTACAACGGCGACACCGGCGTGGTGGTCTCGACCCCGCAGGGCGTGCGGGCCGCCTTCGCCCGCGGCGCCGAGCCGTCGCTGGTCGCGCCCGTCCGGCTGGACGCGGTGCAGACCGTGCACGCGATGACGGTGCACCGCGCCCAGGGCAGCCAGTTCACCCGGGTCAGCTTCGTGGTCCCGCCGCCGGCGTCGCCGCTGCTGACCCGCGAGCTGCTCTACACCGCCGTCACCCGGGCGACGGAGCGGGTGCTCGTGCTGGGCACCGAGGAGGCGGTCCGGCAGGCGGTCCGCCGGCCGGCCCTGCGGGCGAGCGGGCTGCGGCTCCGGCTCGCCGGCTGAGCCGGCCCCGACCCCGACCCCGACCTGTCACCGGGACCCCTGGGCCCGGTCCGGTGCGGTCCGCGAGCCCTCGGTCAGGAGCGCTCGGGCGGCAGCGCGGCCGTCGTCGGCGTGGCGTCGGCCCCGTGCCGCGACGGGTCGGCGGCCGGGCCGCGGACGGCGTCGTGCGGGGCCAGCTCCGGGTCGTCGGCCAGCTCGGCCTGCAGCCGGTCGGAGTTGAGCAGGAGGTTCAGCAGGATCGCGGTGATCGCGCCGGCCGAGATGCCGGAGTGGAAGATGATCTGGAACCAGGTAGGGAACTGGTCGAAGATCGACGACGCCACGGTCGGCAGCAGGCCGACGCCCACCGCGACCGCGACGACGAGGATGTTCGTGTTGTTGAAGCGGACCTTCGTCAGGGTGCGCACCCCGCTGGCCGCGACCATCCCGAAGAGCGCGACGCCGGCGCCGCCGAGCACCGGCAGCGGGATCCCCTCGACCGCCCCGCCGAGCTTGGGCACCAGCCCCAGCACCACCAGCACCCCGCCCGCGAAGGTGGCGACGTAGCGGGACCTCACCCGGGTCATCGAGACCAGCCCGACGTTCTGGGCGAACGCCGTGTAGGGGAACGTGTTGAACACCCCGCCCAGCACCGTCGAGAGCCCGTCCGCGCGGAGGCCGTCGGCGAGCTGGCGCGGCGCGACCGGCTTGTCGACGATCTCGCCGATGGCCAGCATGTCCCCCGTCGTCTCGGTCATGATCACCAGCGCGACGACGCACATGGCGATGATCGCGCTGATCTGGAACGTCGGCAGCCCGAAGTGGAACGGGGTGCTGACGCCGAACCAGGCCTCCTCGCCGACGGCGCTGAAGTCCGCCAGCCCGAAGGGCACGGCGACGAGGGTGCCGACGAGCAGCCCGGCGAGGATCGAGAGCCGCTTGACCGCGGGCGGTCCGAAGCGCTCGATGAGGATGATCACCGCCAGGGTGAACGCCGCGAACCCGAGGTTCGCCGGCGCGCCGAAGTCGTCGCTGCCGGTGCCACCGCCCGCCCAGCCGGCGGCCACCGGCATCAGGCTGAGGCCGATGACGAGGATGACCGTCCCGGTGACCAGCGGGGGGAAGAAGCGGAGCAGCTTCGCGAACACCGGCGCCAGCGCCATCATGAAGACCCCGCTGGCGATCACCGACCCGTAGATCGCGGTGACGCCGTACTCGCTGCCGATGGCGATCATCGGCGAGACCGCCGCGAACGTGCAGCCCTGCATCAGCGGCAGCCGGACGCCGAAGCGCCAGAAGCCCAGCGACTGGATGAGGGTGGCGATCCCGGCGACCAGCAGGTCGGCGCTGATCAGGTAGGGGATGTCGGAGGCGTCCAGCCGACCGGCCTGCACCAGCGCCCCGCCGACGATGAGCGGCACGGCCACCGCGCCGGCGTACATCGCGAGCACGTGCTGCAGGCCGAGCGGGGCGAGCCGGCGGAGCGGGGGGACCTCGTCGACGGGGTGGCGCCCGGCGGGCGGGGCGGTGGACGGGGCTGCGGCGGTGGCGGTCATGGGTGCTCCCTGCGCGTGGGTGGCCAGCAGCAGCACCGTAGGCAGCCCGTGTTGCGACGGGGACGCCGTCAGGTTGCGATCGGGTGAAACGCCCCAGCACCCGTCGCCGGGCGACCGGCCGGGTCCGGAGCTCGGCGTCGGGCGCCGCTCGGGTCAGGACCGCGCGGGGGGCGGCGCGGTCAGCGCTTGCTGAAGGGGTCCTGCCCCTCGCGCCAGGTGGCGATCAGCCGGGAGGCGATGGAGCTGGCCCCGGGCAGACCCAGCCGGCCGGCGTCGAGGGCGGCGGTCAGCTCGTCGCGGGTGTACCAGGCGGCGTGGCTGATCTCGTCGGTGTCGACGTTGATGGTGGTGCTGGTCGCACGGGCGAAGTAGCCGAGCATCAGCGAGCGCGGGAAGGGCCAGGGCTGGCTGCCGAAGTAGTGCAGCTCGTCGAGGGCCACGTCGACCTCCTCGGCGATCTCGCGGTGGATGGCCTGCTCGGCCGACTCCCCCGCCTCGACGAACCCGGCGAGCACCGAGACGCGGTTGCCCCAGTGCGCCTGGCCGCCCAGCAGCAGCCGGTCGTCCTCGTCGACGACGGCGACGATGACGGCCGGGTCGGTGCGCGGGAAGTGGTCCTCCCCGCACGCCTCGCAGTGCCGGGCGAAGCCGCCGTTGATGACGGCGGTGGGGCCGCCACAACGCGGGCACAGCGACTCGAGCCGGTGCCAGTTGAGCACGGCGGTCGCCGCGGCGGCGATGTCGAGCTCGGCCTCGCTGAGCACGCCGCCCACCTCGCGGAGGTCGTGCACCTCGCCCTCGGTCAGCGCCTCGACGGCGAAGACGGGGGCGCCGTGCAGCAGCCCCAGCAGGCGGTGGCGCTGGCTGTCGAAGTCGACGAACGGCTTGACCATCCGCAGCCGGGTGCCGTCGGCGCGGGTGGTGAACTTGCCGTCGGCGCTGAGCTTGAGCAGCTTCGCGTCCGGCGCCCGCCACAGACCGGCGACCCACTCGGTGGAGCGCCGGTGGTGGTCGACGCGGTCGAGGTCGCTCGCGGTCACCCAGGTCGTCACCGGCTCAGCCTAGGCGACCCGGCCGGCGCCGCGCGCACCCGTGCCGGGGCGCCCGGAGGGGCCACCGAGGGCGCGACCGGTGCGGCCGACGGCAGGCCCGCCGCCCGGACCCGGAACCCGGGCCGCAGGCAGCCGGGCCTCAGCCCCGGTCCAGCAGCAGCGCCTCGAGGGCGGACCGGTCCCCCAGCCCCTGCGGGCGCACCAGCTGGTCGGAGCGCACGTGGTAGAAGACGGCGTCCACCTGCGCGAGCGGCACCTGCTGCACCTCGGCCCAGGCGAGCCGGTAGAGCGCGAGCTGCAGCGGGTCGGCGTCGTCGAGCCGGCTGGTCTTCCAGTCCACGACCTGCCAGCGGGCGCGGCCGTCGGCGGCGTCGGGCAGCCGGTAGACGGCGTCGATCCGGCCGCGGACCAGCCGGCCGGCGAGCAGCAGGCTGAACGGCGCCTCGACGGCGTACGGGGCCGAGGCCCCGAACCGGCCGGCGACGAAGGCCTCGCACAGCTCGCGCAGCTCGGTCTCGTCCTCGGTCCCGCCGTCGACGCGGTCCGGCAGGTCGTCGGGGTCCACCAGCTGCTGCTGGCCGAGCCCGCCGTGGCCCAGCCGCGGGCCGAAGTAGTGCTCGACCCAGGAGTGGAAGCGGGTGCCGAACCGGGCCGCCCGCGACGGCGGCCGGGGCATCGGCCGCGCGAGGTCGGCCGCGTAGCCGTCGGGGTCGGCGGTCATCCGGAGGACAGCCGTGGCCGAGAGCGTCTCGGGCAGCACGACCCCCTGCTCGCCGGAGCGGGACGCCGCCAGCTCGGCCAGCAGCTTGTCGATGTCGGAGTCCCAGCCGGCCACCACCTCCTCGGCGTCCAGCAGCAGCTGCTCGGCCCCGCCCGCGGGCTCGTAGCTGCCGGTGCGGGCCTGCCGCCGGCGGGCCTCCTCGACGTGCCCGGCCGCCGTCTGCCGGCGCGCCCAGGCGTCGGGGTCCAGCGGCTTGGGCCACGGCTGCGGGGCGGCCGCGGTGACCAGCGGGTTGTCGGGACCCGACGGCGTCGCCTCGGCCACCACCTCGCCCTGGCGGCCGGCCTCGTCGAGGATCGCCCGCAGGTACACCGACGGCGTGCGCGGCTTGCTCAGGTCGGCCCGCCAGTAGTGCCCGGTGCCGACCAGCAGCTGCCGCGCGCGGGTGGCGGCGACGTAGGCCAGCCGGTCCTCGGCCAGCAGCTGCTGGCGGGTGAGCTCGGCCTTGTAGGCGGCCAGGCCCGCGTTGGAGGCCTCCTCCAGGTGCGGGATCGCGTCCGCGTCGCCGCGCAGCTCCGCGGGCAGCACGGCCGGGTTGGTCACCCAGTTGTCGGTGACCCGGTCGCTGGGGAAGACGCCCTTCATCAGCGCGGGCAGGAAGACGACCTCCCACTCCAGGCCCTTGGCCTTGTGCACCGTCAGCAGCTTCACGGCCTCGCGGTCGGACGGGACGGCCTGCTCCAGCCCGGCGCCCTGGTCGATCTCGGCCTGGAAGTAGGCCAGCAGCCCCGTCAGCGAGGCCTCGCCGTCGACGTCGACGTAGTCGGCCACGGCGTCGAGGAAGGCGCCCAGCTGGTCGCGGCGGTTGCTCTGCTCGAACTCCCGGGTGGCGACCAGCTCGACGTCGAGGCCGAGCGTCACCACGATCCGCCGGGTGAGGTCCAGCAGCGGCTCGTCGCTGTGCCGGCGCAGGTAGGCCAGCTCGGCCGCGAGCCGGGCGAACCGCTCCCGGGCCGCGGCCGAGTACGGCTCCTCCCCCGGGCTCTCCAGCGCGTCGAGGAGGCTGACGACCTCCGTCGGGTCGACCCCGGCCACAGCGTCGGACAGCGCCGCGACGACGTCGGGCGGGGCGCCCGCGTCAGCGGCGTCGTCGGCCCGGCGCGGGTCGCCGCCGCGGGCCAGGTCGCGGGCCCGGCGGCCCAGCAGGGCGAGGTCGCGGGGGCCGACCTGCCAGCGCGGCCCGGTGAGCAGCCGGATGAGGTCGGGGTTGGCGGTGACGTCGGCGACCAGCCGCAGGGTGGCTGTCACGTCGACCACCTCGGGCAGGTGCAGCAGCCCGCCGAGGCCGACGATCTCCACCGGCACGTCGCGGGCGCTCAGCTCGGCGTACAGCGGGGCGATGTCGGCGTTGCGCCGGGTGAGCACGGCGATGTCGGCCCAGTGCGGGGCCTGCCCGCCGGTGTGCGCGGCGACGATCTGGTCCCCGATCCAGCGCACCTCCTCCGGCCAGGTGTCGAAGGTCGCCGCGCGGACGGTGCCGGGCGCGGTCCCCTCGGGGGCGTGCAGCAGGCCCAGCCCCTCCTGCGCGGCGTCGTCGGCCGTGCCGGGCAGCGTCGTCGAGCGGAGCGGGCGGCTGAGCTCGTTGGCGACGTCCAGGATCGTCTGGCCGCTGCGACGGTTGACCGTGAGCGCGAACCGGCGGCTGGGGCTGAAGTCGGCGCGCGGGAAGTCGCGGGCGAAGCCGAGGATGTTGCTGGCCGCCGCCCCGCGCCAGCCGTAGATGGCCTGGAACGGGTCGCCGACGGCGGTGACCGGGTGCCCCAGGCCCAGCGAGGGCACCGGCCCCGAGAACAGGTGCCGCAGCGTGATGGCCTGCGCGGCGGAGGTGTCCTGGTACTCGTCGAGCAGCACGACCCTGAAGGCGGCCCGCAGCGTCGCGGAGACCTGCGGCACCTCCTCGGCCAGCCGCGCCGCGATGGCCATCTGGTCGGCGAACTCGACCAGCCCGAGCCGGCGCTTCAGCTCCTGGTAGTCCAGCACCAGGCTCGCCAGCTCCAGCCGCTCCTGGGCGGCGATGACGGCCTTCTTCACGTCGGCGTAGACGTTGCCGTAGCGGTTCGGCGGCGCCGACTCCCAGCCCAGCAGCATCTCCCGGGCCTGGGCGTCGAGGGCCTCGGCGGCGACGAGGTGCGACTGCAGCTCGGCGTCCAGCTTGAGCACCCGCTCGGTCACCGACGCGGGCCGCAGCCGGGACAGGAACTCGAACGGCCCCGCCGCGGCCTTGACCACCCGTGACGCGAGCCGGTAGCGGGTCGCCCCGCTGACCATCGTCGGGTCGGCCTCGTAGCCCAGCCGCAGGCCGTGCTCGGAGACCAGCCGGGCGGCGAAGGCGTCGTAGGTCATCACCAGCTGCTCGCCGGACTCGTCGACGCCGCGGTCGGACACGACGCCGGCCTTGAGCAGCGCGGCGCGGACGCGGGCCGACAGCTCGGCGGCGGCCTTGCGGGTGAAGGTGAGCCCCAGCACCTCCTCGGGCCGAACGGCGCCGGTGCCCACCAACCAGACCACCCGGGCTGCCATCACCGTCGTCTTGCCCGAGCCGGCGCCGGCGATGATGACGCCGGGCTCGAGCGGGGCGGTGATGGCGTCGAGCTGCTGCTCGGAGAAGGCGATCCCCAGGGCGTCGACGAGGTCGTCGGTGTCCCGCAGCCGACGGGTCGGGGCGGGCGGGGTCAGCAGGTGGACGCTCACGCGACCACCTGCTGGCCCGCGGACTGGGTGGGGCAGCTGCCGCGGAAGGGGCAGTAGCGGCAGGCGGCGCCGATCCGGGCCTCGAAGCGCTCGGAGCGGATCACCGACGCCGCCTCGGCGAGCCGGCGGTGCACCCAGGTGGGCTGCACCGCCGCGTCCGCGGGGTCGTCGGTCTCGGGCAGGCCGACCGGGAAGGGGACGTCGTCGAGGGAGGCCTGCTGGAACACCTTCGGGTGGCCGGTGGTGCCGTCGGCCAGCCGCAGGTAGACGAGCTCGGCCCCCGCCG
This window harbors:
- the recD gene encoding exodeoxyribonuclease V subunit alpha — encoded protein: MSTTTDPAATARPVVPPAPSPGDPALVRHARGLLGTFNTAGVLRPADVHTARAVARMAGEPDERVQLALALAVRALRNGSVCVDLAGVSSTVFDEAEEQVDLTGLPWPEPDAWAEACRASPLVSVGGGGDGSRPLRWHDGQLYLERYWQQEELVRQQLQRRFSGEGYAVDVERARAALERLFPREGLAAGEVDRQQEAAAVSLLSRVTVLAGGPGTGKTTTVARLLALLRDQPGPEPRIALAAPTGKAAARLEEAVRSATAGLGPEDRARVGDVSASTLHRLLGWQPGSRSRFRHDATNHLPHDVVIVDEMSMVSLTMMARLLEAVRPDARLVLVGDPDQLSSVEAGAVLADVARAPGEPSAPLGEELAALGLPGVADEPPPVHGVVQLTRPWRFGGSIEELARAIRASDDDAVVAVLRSGAPDVGFCELELDPETGRVPGPEDLAELADAVRGAGRAARAAAEAGQVGEALAALDQHRLLCAHRRGPYGVTRWSLEAERWLVEAVPGYGEDGEWYLGRPLLVTANDYEMGLYNGDTGVVVSTPQGVRAAFARGAEPSLVAPVRLDAVQTVHAMTVHRAQGSQFTRVSFVVPPPASPLLTRELLYTAVTRATERVLVLGTEEAVRQAVRRPALRASGLRLRLAG
- a CDS encoding nucleobase:cation symporter-2 family protein; its protein translation is MTATAAAPSTAPPAGRHPVDEVPPLRRLAPLGLQHVLAMYAGAVAVPLIVGGALVQAGRLDASDIPYLISADLLVAGIATLIQSLGFWRFGVRLPLMQGCTFAAVSPMIAIGSEYGVTAIYGSVIASGVFMMALAPVFAKLLRFFPPLVTGTVILVIGLSLMPVAAGWAGGGTGSDDFGAPANLGFAAFTLAVIILIERFGPPAVKRLSILAGLLVGTLVAVPFGLADFSAVGEEAWFGVSTPFHFGLPTFQISAIIAMCVVALVIMTETTGDMLAIGEIVDKPVAPRQLADGLRADGLSTVLGGVFNTFPYTAFAQNVGLVSMTRVRSRYVATFAGGVLVVLGLVPKLGGAVEGIPLPVLGGAGVALFGMVAASGVRTLTKVRFNNTNILVVAVAVGVGLLPTVASSIFDQFPTWFQIIFHSGISAGAITAILLNLLLNSDRLQAELADDPELAPHDAVRGPAADPSRHGADATPTTAALPPERS
- the nudC gene encoding NAD(+) diphosphatase, producing MTTWVTASDLDRVDHHRRSTEWVAGLWRAPDAKLLKLSADGKFTTRADGTRLRMVKPFVDFDSQRHRLLGLLHGAPVFAVEALTEGEVHDLREVGGVLSEAELDIAAAATAVLNWHRLESLCPRCGGPTAVINGGFARHCEACGEDHFPRTDPAVIVAVVDEDDRLLLGGQAHWGNRVSVLAGFVEAGESAEQAIHREIAEEVDVALDELHYFGSQPWPFPRSLMLGYFARATSTTINVDTDEISHAAWYTRDELTAALDAGRLGLPGASSIASRLIATWREGQDPFSKR
- a CDS encoding ATP-dependent DNA helicase, giving the protein MSVHLLTPPAPTRRLRDTDDLVDALGIAFSEQQLDAITAPLEPGVIIAGAGSGKTTVMAARVVWLVGTGAVRPEEVLGLTFTRKAAAELSARVRAALLKAGVVSDRGVDESGEQLVMTYDAFAARLVSEHGLRLGYEADPTMVSGATRYRLASRVVKAAAGPFEFLSRLRPASVTERVLKLDAELQSHLVAAEALDAQAREMLLGWESAPPNRYGNVYADVKKAVIAAQERLELASLVLDYQELKRRLGLVEFADQMAIAARLAEEVPQVSATLRAAFRVVLLDEYQDTSAAQAITLRHLFSGPVPSLGLGHPVTAVGDPFQAIYGWRGAAASNILGFARDFPRADFSPSRRFALTVNRRSGQTILDVANELSRPLRSTTLPGTADDAAQEGLGLLHAPEGTAPGTVRAATFDTWPEEVRWIGDQIVAAHTGGQAPHWADIAVLTRRNADIAPLYAELSARDVPVEIVGLGGLLHLPEVVDVTATLRLVADVTANPDLIRLLTGPRWQVGPRDLALLGRRARDLARGGDPRRADDAADAGAPPDVVAALSDAVAGVDPTEVVSLLDALESPGEEPYSAAARERFARLAAELAYLRRHSDEPLLDLTRRIVVTLGLDVELVATREFEQSNRRDQLGAFLDAVADYVDVDGEASLTGLLAYFQAEIDQGAGLEQAVPSDREAVKLLTVHKAKGLEWEVVFLPALMKGVFPSDRVTDNWVTNPAVLPAELRGDADAIPHLEEASNAGLAAYKAELTRQQLLAEDRLAYVAATRARQLLVGTGHYWRADLSKPRTPSVYLRAILDEAGRQGEVVAEATPSGPDNPLVTAAAPQPWPKPLDPDAWARRQTAAGHVEEARRRQARTGSYEPAGGAEQLLLDAEEVVAGWDSDIDKLLAELAASRSGEQGVVLPETLSATAVLRMTADPDGYAADLARPMPRPPSRAARFGTRFHSWVEHYFGPRLGHGGLGQQQLVDPDDLPDRVDGGTEDETELRELCEAFVAGRFGASAPYAVEAPFSLLLAGRLVRGRIDAVYRLPDAADGRARWQVVDWKTSRLDDADPLQLALYRLAWAEVQQVPLAQVDAVFYHVRSDQLVRPQGLGDRSALEALLLDRG